GTTGCCTGGCTGTCAGAATGCGAAAGCTCTGATCACCCGGATTTGGCGTCAGTGCGAACAGCGGCAGGCCGCTGGACGCGGTGACCAACCAGACCGATGGCATCGGTTGCATCTTGGGCTGTTTACTCTGAGCCGGTGTCGAGTCGGCCTTGAGCTTGAGCGCGGTCCTTTGCGTTGCCGTGTCGGTTTCGAAGGTGTACAGGCGGCCGCCCAACGGGATCTGAGTTTCCATAGGCTCACTCTCCCCAGACGTACAGAGTCAGCGTATCGGCGCTTTCGCCAGTACTGATCAGGCTTGTTTTCCCCTGGGAACAGGTCACCCCGATCTGTTCCTTACCGTTGGAGGACAAGAAGCGGTAGCTCAGATTGGCGAGGCCTTGCCCGGAATCGTCATGCAGCAGGCACTGGCAATCGAATCCCCCGAGGCTCAATGGCGAAGGGGGAGTGAAAGGCGCCGCCGCATGGCTCGTCCCGATCACCACCGTCCCCGATCCACTCACCACCACGTTCCCATGGCTGCCGACGGTCCCGACCGTGGCCGCCGGCATGCCATTGATCAGCACATTGGGGATCACGTTGCTCGCCATGGCGCCGCCACAGGCGGATGGGTCGCCCTGGCGCGCGGCGGGCAGGCCCTCGAACAGCACGTCGGGCGAGCCGGCGGCGATCGGGTTGGTGCCGTGCCCCGGCAGCGGGCAAGCCGTCGGATCACTGAGGCGGGCGGCGGGTTTTCCGGACATGGGGTGCTCCTTACTGGACCTTGACCTGTCCGCTGCCGTCTAGGCTGGCGGAGAAGCTGACCTGGCGGCGGAGACCGTCGACCTCCAGCAGGCCTTCGATGGCGAAGGCCAGGTTCAGCGGGTCGTGGTCGCGTGGCAGGGATATGACGCGAACCGCGGATAGGCGGGGCTCGTACGCTTCGATGAAGCGCTCGATGGCCGTGCGCGCCTGGTTCAGCGAATCGTGCAGGCTCAGGCGCATGTCGTTCAGGTCGGGCAGCCCGTAGTCGGGCAGCGTCTGCACGCTGCCCGCACGGGTGCTGAGCATTTTGGCCAGATGGGCAGCCACCGAGGCCATGGCGGCCACCTCCGGGCTCCAGCCGGAACGCTCGGCGGCTTCGCCGCCCAGGCGCTCGAACAGACTGCCGTATCCTTTCATCGCTCAGTTCCTGCTCATTCCTTGTCGAGCTTGCCGACCAGCGACAGCGTGAAGTCCGCACCCATGTACTTGAAGTGCGGGCGCACGCTCAGGCTGACGCGGTACCAGCCCGGTTCGCCCTCGACGTCACTGACGATCACCTGGGCGGCGCGCAGCGGACGGCGGCTGCGGACTTCGGCGCTGGGGTTCTCCTGGTCGGCCACGTACTGGCGGATCCACTTGTTCAGCTCAAGCTCCAGGTCGGTACGCTCTTTCCACGCGCCGATCTGCTCGCGCTGCAGCACCTTCAGGTAGTGGGCCAGGCGGTTGACGATGAACAGGTAAGGCAGCTGGGTGCCGAGCTTGTAGTTCAGCTCCGCGGTCTTGCCTTCCTCGCTGATGCCGAAGAATTTCGGCTTCTGCACCGAGTTGGCGGAGAAGAACGCGGCGTTGTCGCTGCCCTTGCGCATGGTCAGGGAGATGAAGCCTTCCTCGGCCAGCTCGTACTCGCGGCGGTCGGAGACCAGCACCTCGGTGGGGATCTTGGTCTCGATCTCACCCATGCTTTCGAAGTGGTGCAACGGCAGGTCTTCCACCGCGCCACCGCTCTGCGGGCCGATGATGTTCGGACACCAGCGGAACTTGGCGAAGGAGTCGGTCAGCTTGCTGGCGAAGGTGAACGCCGTGTTGCCCCACAGGTAATGCTCGTGGTCGTTGGCGACGTTCTCCTTGTAGACGAAGGTCTTCACCGGGTTGTCTTCCGGATCGTACGGGTTGCGCAGCAGGAAGCGCGGCACGGTCAGGCCGACGTAGCGGGAGTCCTCCTGTTCGCGGAAGCTCTGCCACTTGGCGAATTGCGGGCCTTCGAAATGGTCCTTCAGGTCCTTCAGGTCCGGCAGGCCGGTGAAGCTGTCCAGGCCGAAGAACTTCGGACCGGCGGCGGAGATGAACGGCGCGTGGGACATGCTCGAGACGCTGGCCACGTACTGCATGGTCTTGACGTCAGGAGCGCTCGGCGAGAAGTAGTAGTTGGCGACGATGGCGCCGACCGGCTGGCCACCGAACTGGCCGTACTCGGCGGTGTAGATGTGCTTGTAGAGGCCGGACTGGACCACTTCCGGGGAGTCCTCGAAGTCGTCCAGCAGGTCCTGCTTGGAGACGTTGAGGATCTCGACCTTGATGTTCTCGCGGAAGTTGGTGCGGTCGATCAGCAGCTTGAGGCCGCGCCAGGAGGATTCCAGGGCCTGGAACTCGGCGTGGTGGAGGATCTCGTCCATCTGCTGGCTGAGCTTGGCGTCGATCTCGGCGATCATGCGGTCGACCAGCGCCTTCTTGACCTGCTCGCCCTGGTTCTGCGGCTTGAGCAGTTCTTCGATGAAGGCCGATACGCCGCGCTTGGCGATGCCATAGGCTTCGTCGTCGGGGGTCAGGCTGGTCTCGGCGATGATGCGGTCGAGAATGCCGTACTCGACGCCGGCCCCGGTGGTTTCCTGTACTGCGCTAGTGCTCATGTGTTGGCTTCCTTTTCAGTTGCTGGCTCAGGCGTCCTGCTTATCGGTGAGGCCCAGCTCACCCAGTACGCGGTCGCGCGAATCGTCGTCGGCGAGCACGCTTTCGATGGCCTTGCGGAAGGCCGGCGCATTGCCCAGCGGGCCCTTGAGGGCGACCAGGGCGTCGCGTAGCTCCATCAGTTTCTTCAGCTCCGGTACCTGTTCCACCAGGCTCGCCGGGTTGAAGTCCTTCATCGAGTTGACCTTCAGCGAGACGCCCAGCTCTTCGCCGGCGGCTTCGTCCTGCAGACGGTTGGGGACGTTGAGGGTCAGGCTCAGTTCCTGCTTGGCCAGCACTTCGTCGAAGTTGTTCTTGTCGATGCCGATCGGCTTGCGATCCTCGACCTTGCGGTCGTCGGCGCGCTGAGTGAAGTCGCCGAGAACCAGCAGCTTCAGGGGGAGCTCGAGCTCTTCCTGAGCGTTGCCGGTGGCGGGCTTGAAAGTGATGTTGACGCGTTCCTTGGGGGCGACCGAGCCTTCTTTGGCCATGGACTTTTCTCCTTTGCGTTAGCGGCCCTAGGGCCTAGTCGAGCACCACTTCGAGATCGAGGTGGCACAGCCTGCGATAGACCTCGTCCTTGCGTTCGCGAACGCTGTGGTTCTGCGGCAGCAACTCGCAGCAGGTGTGCAGCAAGTGCAGCACCTCGAGGGCGAGATCGGGTTCCCATTGGTGCAGGGCGGATTCCTGCAGTTGTTCGTCGAGGGCCTCCAGCTGGGTCTTGGCCAGCTCGTACTTCTTCGCCTGCTGGCACAGGCGCGCCATGCTCAAGTGCCAGAAGAAACGTTCACGGCCGCCCTGGGCG
This Pseudomonas sp. ATCC 13867 DNA region includes the following protein-coding sequences:
- a CDS encoding PAAR domain-containing protein — protein: MSGKPAARLSDPTACPLPGHGTNPIAAGSPDVLFEGLPAARQGDPSACGGAMASNVIPNVLINGMPAATVGTVGSHGNVVVSGSGTVVIGTSHAAAPFTPPSPLSLGGFDCQCLLHDDSGQGLANLSYRFLSSNGKEQIGVTCSQGKTSLISTGESADTLTLYVWGE
- the tssE gene encoding type VI secretion system baseplate subunit TssE — encoded protein: MKGYGSLFERLGGEAAERSGWSPEVAAMASVAAHLAKMLSTRAGSVQTLPDYGLPDLNDMRLSLHDSLNQARTAIERFIEAYEPRLSAVRVISLPRDHDPLNLAFAIEGLLEVDGLRRQVSFSASLDGSGQVKVQ
- the tssC gene encoding type VI secretion system contractile sheath large subunit → MSTSAVQETTGAGVEYGILDRIIAETSLTPDDEAYGIAKRGVSAFIEELLKPQNQGEQVKKALVDRMIAEIDAKLSQQMDEILHHAEFQALESSWRGLKLLIDRTNFRENIKVEILNVSKQDLLDDFEDSPEVVQSGLYKHIYTAEYGQFGGQPVGAIVANYYFSPSAPDVKTMQYVASVSSMSHAPFISAAGPKFFGLDSFTGLPDLKDLKDHFEGPQFAKWQSFREQEDSRYVGLTVPRFLLRNPYDPEDNPVKTFVYKENVANDHEHYLWGNTAFTFASKLTDSFAKFRWCPNIIGPQSGGAVEDLPLHHFESMGEIETKIPTEVLVSDRREYELAEEGFISLTMRKGSDNAAFFSANSVQKPKFFGISEEGKTAELNYKLGTQLPYLFIVNRLAHYLKVLQREQIGAWKERTDLELELNKWIRQYVADQENPSAEVRSRRPLRAAQVIVSDVEGEPGWYRVSLSVRPHFKYMGADFTLSLVGKLDKE
- the tssB gene encoding type VI secretion system contractile sheath small subunit, giving the protein MAKEGSVAPKERVNITFKPATGNAQEELELPLKLLVLGDFTQRADDRKVEDRKPIGIDKNNFDEVLAKQELSLTLNVPNRLQDEAAGEELGVSLKVNSMKDFNPASLVEQVPELKKLMELRDALVALKGPLGNAPAFRKAIESVLADDDSRDRVLGELGLTDKQDA